ATTTACCTGCAACGATAAGGAGCTCTCAAGTCTAGAGATCAATCAAAGACTACCAAAAGGAATCTTGTTCTTCAACAACTGACAACATTCCATTCAAGATTCCTATTTGATCAAATTCAATGCATACACAATATGTACACTCATATTTGTGTCCCTGAATCAACATTCATCATCACACACAATATGATGATCATATGAATAGAATGTCTAGTTTTGTCCTTAGTTATGAAAAAATGTAAGGTGAAAACCTATGTACAATCACAATCCATCAATATCATACAATCATAATTATAAATATACAatttatttatagatttgatgGACATATTTTCAACACTCCTTCCTTCCGATTTCCAACTTTCAACTCTTAAATTCCGCAGAATCTCTCGTCAAGGATGGTCGTTTTGATTTGACAATTTAGTGGTTGTTAGTCGTTTGTCTTTTGACAGTTTAGTACCCTTTCTCACTTCTTAAGGACAAATCCTACAATCTGTCAATGGGTTCTAGCCATTGGATGGAAAATAACCAGATCAGCTAAATCTATAACTTCTCGGTCTCTTATTTCAACGGTTCAGATTGCACAACACATTAATAATCTTTTAAATCTAGGCGTCCCTACATTAGTTACATTATTGACCACGTTTCCTTTTGAAATGGTTTGTGTCCTTTCTGTGAAAGACCACCATATTTTACACGATAATGGGTTAGAACGGCTATAATTATCAATTCGCGCAATACATAccttctcatctctctctctgtctctctctcgaTCACGATTCAGCTTCGGAATCCTTCTCAGGAACCCTATCTTGGAAATTGATTCAGAGGAAAACATGGCGAACATGCGAACCACGATGGAGGTTGGGGGCGATGGAGTGGCAGTCATCAGGATATCTAATCCTCCCGTTAATGCGTTAGCTCCTCGAAGTgagtctctctcgctctctaATCCTTCTTTTTTGTACTTCAATTTCGCATTGATTTGCACTGGTTGCGCGATCTTTCTTATTTTCGATTACGATTTAGCTTTGGATATGATTATGGTTCCTTTATGTATTTCTTATATCTCAATTTTAGTTCATttgttgaattttgaatttccgTTTTTTATCTTAATTGCAGTTCTCGCTGGTTTGAAGGAGAAATACATAGAAGCGATGAAAAGAGATGACGTTAAAGCTATTGTTGTGACCGGTAACTTTTGGATCTCCTTGCTTTTATTTGAATTACCTGTAGTTAAGCTTTGTGTTGGTTCTTACATGGTTTTTATCATTGGTACTCCCTATGGTATAATGATAAAGCGCAACTACTACCAGCTCTTTATTATAGGGCCAGTTGAATTTAACCATACGCAGACTGGTGACCCTACCTTGATGAagagaaggattttttttttatcggacAGCTGCCTTGGAATACATATCCaattgctttattttatttatcttaaCTTTCATTTTCACGGTTCTAGTGTTGTTTTGGTAATTTCATCTTTTAGCCTTTGTTTTGGTCCAGTTGTAATTATGGCCTTATGGGGCCATTTTTGTAacccccccctccctctccccctttttttttttcttttaatgtccTGATTAAGCGAGCAAAAACATTGTATTGTGTGATAGTAGGTGATTTGATTATTTCACTGATAGAATAAATGAATTTAGTATTCAAACCTAGGGCAGGAGATGTTGTCCATGAACTATTTGTTAAACAAAGATAGCTGAAGTTAGTCTTGTAGTTACAGTATGCTCTTTGTGCTTTTCCTTTCATTCTCATagttattcccccccccccccggccagATATGTTTGGAAATAAGAACAAATAAGGTATAAAAAAGCATAAAGTAGAAAAACCGCAGTTGGGAAAAGATGGACCTTCACAGGGGACTATTTACTGGGTAAGGACCCAAACACCCTTTTGCTCAATTCATCAGCTGAGGTTTGATAGACAACATCTTCCCAGAGAAATAAAATTCCCTTGAGAGCACAAAGACCAAGCTCTCCTAATAAGGTATATATATCTCCACAGCCCAGCTGAATGAGCTTGAAGCCATCTGATCAGCTACATCGATCCACCTTCAATGACTCTGTTCATCCACCCAGTAGTTAAGCAAACTTCCAAACCTTAATAATCACCTTAAACTTGGCAACAATAGAATTAGATATTCCAATGGGACTCATGATTGGTGTAGAAGCTCAATACTAGTTGGACAAGGATTACCAATGGAACTACCATCAACATTAAGCTTAATGCCTTGGGTTTGGAGAAGCCAAAACAGGATGAATCTGAGTGCCTGCCACATTAGGAGGCCACTAAATCCCGATGTTGCAAGAAATAGTCAATGGAGATGTCATGAAAGCCTCCAATGTGGTGGCCTGTCTAGTGTCTAGCAGTCTTCAACATAAGAATATCAATTATTTCATGACTAGATCTCTTCCTACTCTAAGCATCCTATGCCTCCAAATAGTTCAAATAGGGCAGGTGCAAAATCACCACATATCCTTTCCCTCTTTCCAAGGGTGAATGACTAAAAAAACTCCAAGAAGTCTGACTGGTATTTTCTTTTCACTATGCTGAGAATTCTGTTTACCCCAATAAAGAGAGACGACTCTTTCCTGTGAGCAGTTTACAATCTAACAATTATGCCTCCCCTGACAGAAAAGAATGGAGTCCACCGGAGGAGCAGTCTTGATTGACAGAGTGGATAGCTAGTTAATATAGTGTCTAGAATACATTAGCCAACCAGGGACTGGCTTTCTTGAAAGCACTATTGGGCGGTGGTTCCTCTGTGGATCTTTCACCTTGAACAGACTCATCATAGAATACTACTCTTGTACCCTATTCTATTTCTTAAATTGCTACTTTTCCAACttggcaaaataaataaataattaaataaaagaaccaACAGCTCAATTGACGGAGGAAAATCAACATCTTTTTTAATTACATCTGGATTTCACCATTGCAGCCAGTTTTACTTCTATAAAATAATCATCCAAACAATTTTCGAACACTTGCTTCTTCCATTACCCATTTCTAATTAAATGCTAgtttgattctctttcttttagaAAGCGTTAAGTCTCTCTCTGGAAATTTTCAGTCCCTTGTTTTTGATAAAGTTCTTATGCTGGTTTTCTTTGGTTATGCTATTAAGTTCCAACAAAATCTATTAATTAAGCTTCCAAAATGTTTGTATCCTTTTCCTTAGGTTCTGTGTTATACTTACATTTAGCTAGCTAATCACCAAGCGATAACAAACAATACCTCATTTTCTGAAGCCAAGTATTACACAACTTCCAAACACCATATTTGGCAATAATTCATTTTATATGCTAATGCTTCTCATTTGAGCACTTAAACATTTCAACTTTAGTGGGTCATAATAGGATCACATTTTCAGGTCTTCAAATTAAGTTGGGTTGGTTGATCATTGATGTTGTATGGGGGTCTGATTGTGGTTTATTCTTCTTCTGCAGGTGAAGGTGGGAGATTTTCTGGTGGTTTTGACATCAGTGTTTTTCAGGCAATCCACAAAGATGGTACAATTCATTCCCTGTAATCTATGCAATTGAACGAGTGGTGTCTTGACTAGGTTATAGATATCCAGAGATTATTTTTTGATAGTGATCACTATGTTGTTTGCTTTGGCAGGAGATATTTCACGGTTGCCTGATGTGTCAGTTGATCTTTTGATCAATACAATTGAAGGTTCTTAACTGACTTTCATTCTTGGGTATTCAATGGTGTTATCATGTTTATCTGATGATTCTTCATTCACTCTTAACTGGAACTCCTAAAATAATCCAGAGATGTTTCTCCTAATGTATGGCTTTGTCCCCCTTGCTCTCTAACTTAGATGCGAAAAAGCCTTCTGTTGCTGCTATTGAAGGGCTTGCACTTGGAGGTGGCTTAGAGTTGGCATTGGTtcgtgtttattttttttagtttgtttccCCATCCCCTACTAAATGACCAGattatttcattttctcttatAACTATGGCTCTCAAGATTTTGACATAATTAAAGTCATCTATTCCTTTGGCTTAACAATATCAGGGATGCCATGCACGTATTGCTGCTCCAAAAGCGCAACTTGGCTTGCCAGAGCTGACACTTGGAGTGATTCCTGGTTTTGGAGGTATTGAATGCCTTCTTTTGTAtgcttaattttcttttgaggTTAGGGTTATTGTTGTGCTATTTCCAATCCAACATTGACTTAATCAACGGATGTTTACACTTCAGGTACTCAACGTCTTCCGAGGCTTGTTGGGGTGTCAAAGGCTGTTGAAATGATGTTGGTAAGTCGGCTTCCTTTCCTTATCTTATAGGAAGTCCTTTGAGATATCGGTGCTGAAAAGACTCTATATGTAAGCTCAAGCACCCAAAGcggaaaacaaaaaggaaacctTCAACTTCCACCAGGCCTTATGGTCTACTTTAGTTACATCAACAGTGAGGATAATGTTCAGCCTCAGGAAACCTACTAACAATGAAGTGCTAATGCCCACAGTGCCATATCTTGAATTAGAATCTTCTTATAACTAGAGTGCATTGGGCATCAGAACTTCCATGAATTTGTCTTTGAAAGTAAGCACCTACAATTCTTCCAACAACTCAGTTTTCTCTTGAGAAGTTCTGATTATATGTATTCAGGTTTTTAGTATCACATACATGGTCCAAGTGCATAATGGAACAAAACTCGATAAAAAATAGCTTATCCACATTTTGATTTGTCACCCAATATAAAACATAGTTGAAGACTCGTGGACCCCAACCCTGATCATAAAACTGTAATGTGATAACTCATCTCTTTCTGATTGCCAGCTATGAGATGCATCTTGGCTTTGAATATTTGTACATAGCCAGATCCCATCATTGAAATGGACTGAATGCGGATTGCGGAGTGAAACCACCATTTGAGTGGGCATTAGATCTTGATCAGAATCAAAATTAGCTCCCCTCTCCCCTTCTTAAACTCCCATACATGTGGACATTTAATAtgtaaattaaatttaattgtAGAGCTGAGAATATTGTGCTAATAATTCTCTGCAGTCATCCAAACCGATTACAtctgaagaagggaagaagctAGGTCTTATTGATGCTGTTGTATCTTCCGAAGAGTTGTTAAACGTATCTCGACGCTGGGCTTTAGACATTGCTGAAAGGGTCAAACCCTGGGTATCTTCTCTTCGTAGGACGGACAGACTTGGTCCCCTATCTGAGGCACGTGAGGTGATAAGAAGAGCTCGACAGCAGGCAAGGCAAACTGCTCCCAATATGCCCCAGCATCAAGCATGCCTTGATGTGATAGAGGAGGGCGTTGTTTTCGGAGGATATTCTGGTGTTTTGAAGGTATCTGCTTTTAAGATATTTTTAAAATGATGATGTGTTTGCCGCTTGTATACAGTAACAAGAACTATCTAATCCATTTGTCCCTTATCTTGGGGATTCATATGAAGTTTGTGTTTTTCTGCAGAGGGAAATGCATGCATAAAAtctagaaaatggaaaatcacTTGTTTTCCATGTCTGTTTTCCTAAGAAGCTTGAATCATGTTTGAGTTGCTTTTGCTTCCGATACATGTTTAATCACTGACTTATTTGAATAATGGTGATTGCAGGAGGCAAAAGTCTTCAATGAGTTGGTGTTATCAAGCACTTCAAAAGGTCTTGTTCATGTCTTCTTTTCCCAACGCACAACATCTAAGGTAAAGTTCTGGATGCATGCACGTTTAATTTCTGCACCCTTGTCCCTCTGTGTGTTTTGTATTCTtgtctttcatttctttcttggtTATGAAAGTCCTGAGCTGTGAGGTTATATATTGTCTTGGATTTTGACCAAACAAGAGTTGGACCTTATGCTTAAAACATGGTCTCAGTATGGATACTGTTGGATACAACCTGTTGACTGATCATAAATATCAGGTCAAGAAATCTTTATCCATGTGTAAgataataagatttttttaaagaaattataTGCTTTTCTgtgacatataattgaattaTGTATGTTTTGGTATCTCACTGTCCAAAGTCAGATATAGCAACCACAGACTCTCTAGTATGGCTATGTAGTCATTTTCCAATGCAGGAAGTCAATGTCAGTAATtagaaatcaaagtttcttTTTGAACGTTTTAGATTATAAATGATTGTATAGCTCTGCCATTGGTAGATATAATGATGCAGTTGTTATGCAGTATTCTGCTAGAAAGGAGAAATAAAACAGTTCCTGTGCCAGTCCACTCGCCTTGGAAACTCCCGCCCATCCCACTTGTCCTGCCCAATTCTGCCCCCTCATAACGCCCCCGGGCTGGCTCACCCTGCTCCTCAGAccagtgctctctctctctctctctctctctctctctccctcatcccCCCCTTCGTGTCTACGATCGGTGCAACATAAGCTCCTCTCCTTATCCCAAGAAGCAGTCCCATCAGGACCATTCTCTGCCCAGTAACAAGAAGCTTTTGCCTTTAAGTATGGATATCTGTGTTCATGTCCTTTGCCAAGACAACTTGATATGATCAGGTTGGTATCCTCCATTTTTAGCGGACTCTTCTTCTCCTGGTTTCTGTGCTTTCTTCGAGATGGGTTTGTTTGTCAATTTGTGTTTTGGCTTTTTCCCTTTCTAGCCAGTATTTCTTGGggttcttcccttttccttttgcAGGCCCTTGCCTCTCCCTTTGTAAAGGCAGGGCCTTGTAATTTGTTTATGGTCTTGTttgttctcccccccccccaccacccccatcCCACCCCTCCTTTTCTTAGTGTAATGAATTTTGtattcatccccccccccccaaaaaaaagttcctatggtttgggtttggttttgtccGGTTCAATTTTTAAcgtgtttggattttttttttcttattattatattgGAATATTTGGGCTGGATTAGATTACTATAAAATAGTCTTGTTTACATCACTTTCTTTctttcgttcttttttttttttcagtaatttCAGTTTTATCGTCAGTTTAGGAAACCTCTCATACAATTTGTGATTGGGAAATTGGGTCAATCTTTCTTTCTATATATATTTCCTACTTTGTGTCTCTATAAAGATATGTAGGCCTATGGAAGTTTCAGTTTTATCATCAGTTTAGGAAACCTCCCATACAATTTGTGATCGGGAAATTGGGTCAatctttctttctatatttattTCCTACTTTGTATCTCTATAAAGATATGTAGGCCTATGGCCAATCCCTAGGATTGTATGAATGGAATTAATTTTGTTTATTGTGATAGTGAACTTGTCgtctccctctcctctctcaACTTTCTTCTAAAATTACTATTCATATTATTGTTCACGGGTATTGTTCACAGTCATGGAACAGCCCCTTatatccctttcttcttccctactaGATCAAGTTATTCTCTTCCATTGATCGGAAACCCACCACCAACAGATCCATCTCTCCAATCTGCATTATATACTCTAGAGATAAACACAAGAATGATGTATTAGTGTTATTTTGGTAGCCACATTGATGAGTTCTGATGGGTTTGTCAAAGATGGATTTAATCACTTGTTTTTCTTATATCTAATCTTCTTTATTATCCATTCAGTAGTTTGTGTTCAATTTACGAATTGAATGGTACCATATTTCCACTACTTGAGATTCTTTGGTCGTGGTATTTGGGGAGCTGCAACCAAGGCATGATATAGTAATGTTGATTGTAGTACTTCAACCTGAAAATGGTGAATATGAATCAATTGGTTCTGTTTTATATGAGTAAACGACCCACCTCCTTCTGAATGAAATTTTCTTGCTCATTCTTTGTACAGGTACCTAATGTTACTAATGCTGGGCTCAAACCGAGGGATATTAAGAAAATTGCTGTTATTGGTGGAGGTCTGATGGGTTCTGGCATAGCAACAGCTTTTATCCTGAGCAATATACCAGTCATTCTCAAGGAAGTCAATCCAGAGTACCTGCAGAAGGGGATGAAAGCTGTAGAAGGTTAttttcccccctcttttttcCACACAGAAGCTCCATACAATtaatggggtttttccaaagAGATACACGGTCAAAGTCACTTCTGTGTGATTGATTAATTTTGAATATTATATAGCTGTGTTGAATTTTGTACTTATTAATGAGACTGTAAAATGTGTTCCAGCAAATCTCCAAGGTCTGGTGGCGAAAAGGACAATGACAAGGGATAAGGCTGAGAAAGCTCTCTCAATTCTTAAAGGAGTATTGGATTACTCGGAATTTAAAAACGTGGACATGGTTATAGAGGTGGGTCATCTACTCATTTGTGATCTTTTTTTGTGTTAGCACTTAGCAGTAGTGACCCAACCAGTAAGTTTTTGTTTGATGAATTCCATTGGACTTTAATATGGATGCTTCAATTCTTTCTTCACTACAGATGAGTTCTCAGGATGTATTCATGTCTAACTCATGTCTAATAAATCTTCTTTATCAGTTAATTGAATGTGTTACACTACTTTTAAGATTCAGCGATCATGGAAGCTGTTTTGTATGTTTAAATGGGAGAACTGAGAAGTCTCAGAAGCCCCATTTCAATATACAACATGTGGTGAAGCCCAAAGTGGATAACATATGGTGTCAGTTAGTTCCTAAGTGCATAGCTACTActactttttattttgttgtaaAAACCTTTTACTTGAGATTTTGAAGGACCTAATCAAGCATGTaaaatgcttttattttcttttgtgctcTGAAATTGTTGGGATGTTGTCTTATGAAGTTCATCCTCATTCTGCAGGCTGTTATTGAAAGCATTCCTCTGAAACAATCGATATTTAGTGAAATTGAGGAGATTTGTCATCCTCGTTGCATTTTGGCCACAAATACTTCTACTATTGATCTCAATATAATCGGAGAAAAGACCAGTTCTCAAGATCGTATTATTGGTGCACATTTTTTCAGGTCATTTGCAATCCTTTTCTTCCCCCAACCCCCtccaccccccccaccccacaaaaaaaaaaaaacaaaaacaaaaacaaaaaacaaaaaaaaacacacgCTTTTCAGTAGAATACATTCATGGATAAACATTATCACAAATAGGTAGATGACACATGATAATGAATATTATGAATTATGTTAAAGGAGCCAGGATGGTGCCTGCTATTCATTGGATAATAATAAGGAACTGGAAAAGAAAGGTGGGACATGATTTTTTCTGCAATCTTTATTTTGCTGCAGTATCAACTGAAATTTCAGTATAAGCACGAAATTCAGTTTGGGCTGTATGAATGTTCAGCATTTTCCTCTATATGATTGTGTATCGCACACTTAAGATCTTATATGTTATGGGATTGATATACTTATTGTTTTCATTTCACACGGAATGGGGTTATAGTttgcccttttttcttcttcttcttctccttcacttGAATGAATGCCCGGAGTACCAAGTTCAGTCTTGATATCAGAGCATCAATGTTCAAAACAGATTCAATCACAAAGAGGAGTTAGTGAGCATATGAGGAAGATGCTGACATCACCTGGCTGTACTAATGTAGTACTGATGTCAACATCTGTACGATCAAAGTTTTTTCCTATTGAAGAGGTGATGATATATACCATGAAGTAGGTGGTGATTTTTGGGCTTTAACCCTTTTATGTCATATTCTTGTTAGTCTGGGAAGCATTTAAGTTATTACAAACTTTAGTCTGTGTTACTGCGAAAATCTGTGAGCcgaccctgcacaagcacagaaggcagaggcccggaggtatctccggggttagtcctccgacgcccaagttagagagcGGCAGAACAAtgtttttacaggagtaatggtgtgtgtGGACGTACCGCCTCTCTCCTTTTtggttccctcttatagggtttagggtttagggagtcCCCCTCGGATATGCCTTCCCCCTtcccgagtcctactcggatacgtcctattcCCCtcatggggaatattccctctCCGGGTATCTTCTCACGTAGTCTGAAAccttgcggcctctatcggTTGGGTGGTAAGTGTCTTTCCCTTGGATGCCACGTGTTCTTGCCATACTGGGTGGTCAATTCGGCCTTATCagcagcccccttacttccactaggaggctcTTTCAGTGAGAGTAACTACTTTCTCTCTCGTGTACCCCTTCGGCCTTTGGTTTCGGCCTTCGCCTTATAAccaagacctttggtcaggtctgctcggccttggcttgagacCCCAAcagaggttttgaccttcggtcaagtttgctcgaccttggcctaagtccccaaccgaggttttgacctttggtcaggtctgctcggccttggcctgagccccaagGTTttaacctttggtcaggtctgcacggccttggcctgagcccccaaccgaggtcttgaccttcggtcaagtccgctcggccttggcctgagcccccgaccgaggtcttgaccttcagtcaggtctgcttggccttggcctgagcccccaaccgaagtTTTGACCATCGGTCAAGTCTgtttggccttggcctaagcccttAACCGAGGTTCTGAACTTCGGTCAGGACTACTCggtcttggcctgagcccccaaccaaagTTTTGACcatcggtcaggtctgctcgtccttggcctgagcccctaatCGAGGTTTTCACCTTGGGTCAGgtatgctcggccttggcctaagacCCCAACTGAGGTTttaacctttggtcaggtctgcacggccttggcctgagcccccaaccgaggtctTGATCACCAGCACTTGTGTGTTCATGGCAGTGGTAATCTTCGGCATTCGGCcttgaatttttccttttctcgttgcaaatttttttcctaactGTTGATTTCTTTCAGgctcggaaccaggtgggccaGTTGACCATCCGAGCCGAGGCCCTGGCCAGGGACCTCGAGGTGTCTGAGAGTGAGAAGTCGGCCCTCAACAACGAGCGTACCGTCCTTGAGAAAGTGGAGCATCTAGAGGCTGACCTCATCTGCACCTAACAGGAGTGCGAACGGAAGCTCATGGAGCTGGAGGCGCAGATGGCTGCAAGGCTGAAGGAAGCCAAAGACCGAGCTATCGAGGGCTACAAGTCTTCTGATGACTTTCGGCAGGTGGTCAAGCGTGCCATCGCCCCCGGGTTTATTATGGGAACTACCGATGTTCGTGACTAGGTCCTCGAACATCACCCCGAGGTATCCTTCGAGGGGagtggcctcatcttcgaggaggaTGCCGACGCAGCTCCAGCAGCCATCGAGGTCGCAGACGACGAAGACAACAGcagtgagggggagggggtcCAGCTATCTCGTGAGGTCCCTTCGACTCCTGGGCGAGGAGACTTCGACAGAGACGTGGCCGACCCTACTGGGGACGAGACCGCCCCCCAACAGACGCTCCATGAggctcctcttttttttttactttggccTCAAGGCATCTTTGTAACTTCGGCCTTTGGGCTTTTGTAATTTCGGCCTTCAGGCTTTTTTTTGTAACTTTGGCCTTCGGGCCTCTTGAATGAATGAAATACCCTCTTTCTTCCTTCAGATTTCcttgtactcttttttttttgcaatcccGACAATTAATTTCGAGCCCGAAGGGTTGTCACAGGTCTCTAGCCCCCAGGTAGGGGTATGAAGGCCGAAGCTCTTGTGCAAGTGACTAAGTGGTAGCTAACCTTCACTACAAGGATCGGTCCTGGTGAGTTGCTGGTCCGATGGTGGGAGCATAAATGCTGAAGCTCCCACGCATCTCTTAAGAGGTGTTTTTCTTCAGCCCCATCCGCAGGTGTTTCCCTTATGACCGGAGGATGAAGTGGAACTTGCccgagcccccgaccgagggtGTTCCTTCGGTcgggtctgctcggccttgctCGCTCTCCCAACCAGGGGATATTCCTTTGGTTCCTTTGGTAGGTCTTcttggccttggcttgagcaGACCGATCGACGGATGTACATTTTATAACCattatttggaaaaaattgcCGTATACTAGCTTATATATTATGTTATGAAAAATCCTCTGAAAAGTATGATGCGGAGGACTCAATGACTCCAAATTGAAAGTGCTTAAGAATCATAAAGTAACCAAGTAAGATGTGTACATTACTACTACTAGGCATGTTATAgctactggtagaattttctcaagttcttcgagttctatga
This genomic stretch from Macadamia integrifolia cultivar HAES 741 chromosome 2, SCU_Mint_v3, whole genome shotgun sequence harbors:
- the LOC122070826 gene encoding peroxisomal fatty acid beta-oxidation multifunctional protein AIM1-like, whose protein sequence is MANMRTTMEVGGDGVAVIRISNPPVNALAPRILAGLKEKYIEAMKRDDVKAIVVTGEGGRFSGGFDISVFQAIHKDGDISRLPDVSVDLLINTIEDAKKPSVAAIEGLALGGGLELALGCHARIAAPKAQLGLPELTLGVIPGFGGTQRLPRLVGVSKAVEMMLSSKPITSEEGKKLGLIDAVVSSEELLNVSRRWALDIAERVKPWVSSLRRTDRLGPLSEAREVIRRARQQARQTAPNMPQHQACLDVIEEGVVFGGYSGVLKEAKVFNELVLSSTSKGLVHVFFSQRTTSKVPNVTNAGLKPRDIKKIAVIGGGLMGSGIATAFILSNIPVILKEVNPEYLQKGMKAVEANLQGLVAKRTMTRDKAEKALSILKGVLDYSEFKNVDMVIEAVIESIPLKQSIFSEIEEICHPRCILATNTSTIDLNIIGEKTSSQDRIIGAHFFSPAHVMPLLEIVRTEKTSAQAILDLMTVGKLIKKVPVVVGNCIGFAVNRAFFPYTQGAHLLANLGVDVFRIDRVISNFGMPMGPFQLQDLAGYGVALATGKVLITAYSDRSFKSPLVELLVKNGRNGKNNGKGYYIYEKGSKPKPDPSVLPIIEESRRLTNVMPGGKPISVTDQEILEMVLFPIVNEACRILDEGVVVRASDLDVASVLGMSFPAYRGGIVFWADSIGSEYIFTSLKKWSEVYGSFFKPSKFLEERARKGMTLRAPAETSQPSRSRM